The following coding sequences lie in one Lytechinus pictus isolate F3 Inbred unplaced genomic scaffold, Lp3.0 scaffold_20, whole genome shotgun sequence genomic window:
- the LOC129282826 gene encoding histamine H3 receptor-like has protein sequence MENLTKTEFNSSNSYVYPYSTTWLVIVPLIISLIISVTVVGNLLVIVAYIQDRCIRLKVANIFILNLAITDFIVGAFMWPVMISWLIKDTWVHGEIICKVWLIVDYTVTTMSALTLLMISWNRYCLFSSAVTQRVFRTKKRVGLMILSMWTCVILGYSFLAFGFSPLTGQYTIDYTYNCELEFTSNIIVTLVVNILEFFIPFTLIVSINIAIYKNIKRRSRGKIGPGHGHPLERPTIEYPEDEERAPGIRRSLNQQNSLNATPKNVPLPLWLLTGPHPEENVPCRATRNRIEPDRPRLTRHRKSAVVLAILTGCFLVCWVPFQISSAMFAICGHKCVSYLNWEITNALVWGNSMINPFIYAATNKHFRCKFREILLFNRWVCNIKHCNITPG, from the coding sequence ATGGAGAACTTAACTAAGACAGAGTTCAACAGCTCAAATTCGTACGTGTACCCATACTCAACAACGTGGCTTGTGATCGTTCCTCTAATAATTTCTCTCATCATTTCAGTAACAGTCGTCGGAAACTTGCTGGTAATTGTGGCATACATTCAAGATCGCTGCATCCGTTTGAAGGTAGCGAATATATTCATCCTGAACCTCGCCATCACGGACTTCATTGTCGGCGCATTTATGTGGCCCGTCATGATCTCCTGGCTCATCAAGGATACGTGGGTCCACGGtgagatcatttgcaaagtgtggTTGATAGTTGACTACACCGTAACGACAATGTCCGCCCTAACCCTCTTGATGATAAGCTGGAACCGTTACTGCTTGTTCTCATCGGCCGTCACGCAGCGGGTGTTTCGGACGAAGAAGCGAGTTGGATTGATGATCCTATCCATGTGGACCTGCGTTATTCTGGGCTACTCGTTCCTGGCGTTCGGCTTCAGTCCGTTGACAGGACAGTACACCATTGACTACACGTATAACTGCGAGCTTGAATTCACTTCCAATATTATTGTTACCCTGGTAGTCAATATATTGGAATTTTTCATTCCGTTCACGCTCATTGTTAGCATAAATATAGCGATTTATAAGAATATCAAGAGAAGATCTAGGGGCAAAATAGGACCTGGTCACGGTCACCCACTTGAAAGGCCCACCATAGAGTACCCAGAAGATGAAGAACGGGCTCCTGGGATCCGACGAAGCCTGAACCAGCAGAATTCTTTGAATGCTACACCTAAAAATGTTCCATTACCCCTGTGGTTACTTACAGGGCCTCACCCAGAGGAAAATGTGCCTTGCAGAGCAACCCGAAACCGCATCGAACCTGATAGACCAAGATTGACCAGGCATCGGAAATCCGCAGTAGTCCTTGCTATACTGACTGGCTGTTTCCTTGTATGTTGGGTGCCTTTTCAGATCTCAAGTGCCATGTTTGCAATTTGCGGCCACAAGTGCGTGTCATACCTGAACTGGGAGATCACGAATGCACTTGTGTGGGGTAACTCCATGATCAACCCTTTCATTTATGCAGCGACAAACAAGCACTTCCGATGTAAATTTCGAGAGATATTACTTTTCAATAGATGGGTTTGTAATATAAAGCACTGCAACAtcactccaggctga